The sequence CCATCTTTGTACTTACGATTCCCAAACGGAAATTCTCTACACCGATAAATTATTTGGCGCACATATCTGTGGCGACCAAGTTTTTGATGAAGGTTGGAAAATTTTCGTTGAAGATAGACGTTATTATTATGACTGCTTGATGGCTCCCCACGCCCGTCAGGTAGAAACCGCTTTAGAAAAAATTGATGATTTAGCAGTGCGGCTATACGCTCCCAATCACGGTCCTTTGGTGCGTGAAGGCTTAATTGATTTAACAGATGCTTACCATGAGTGGAGCAAAAATCAGACAAAACAAGATTCGAGCGTGGCATTAATTTATGCTTCCGCTTACGGGAATACCGCAACCTTAGCTCAGGCGATCGCTAGGGGAATAACTAAAGCTGGAGTGGCAGTAGAATCGATTAATTGCGAAGCCGTCGAACCAGAAGATATTAAAGCAGCGGTGGAAAAAGCATCTGGTTTTGTAATTGGTTCTCCTACACTTGGTGGTCATGCTCCAACTCAGATTCAAACAGCTTTAGGTATTATCCTTTCTACCGCAGCCAAAAGTAAACCTGCTGGCGTATTCGGTTCCTTTGGTTGGAGTGGAGAAGCCGTAGATATATTGGAAAGTAAACTCAAAGATGCTGGATTCCGCTTTGGTTTTGAACCAATTAGAGTAAAATTCAAACCCGATGAAAAGACTTTGCAAATGTGCGAAGAAGCCGGAGTTGATTTTGCTCAAGCATTGAAAAAAGCCAAGAAAGTTAAAGCACCAACTCAACCTTCTACCAGCGTAGAGCAAGCAGTGGGAAGAATTATCGGTTCCTTGTGTGTAGTAACGGCAAAACAAGGAGATGTTTCTAGTGCAATGTTAGCTTCCTGGGTATCTCAAGCCAGCTTTAATCCACCGGGTTTAACTATTGCCGTAGCTAAAGATAGAGCCTTAGAATCCTTGATGCATTCCGGTAGCGGATTTGTATTGAATGTATTAAAAGAAGGCGAACATTTAGGAATGATGAAACATTTCCTTAAACCCTTTAGCCCCGGTGAAGATAGATTTTCCGGAGTTGAAACAGAAGAGGCAAGTAATGGCTCTCCCGCTCTTACTGATGCTTTAGCTTACGTAGAATGTTCGGTTAATTCACGAATGGAATGCGGCGACCACTGGTTAGTTTATGCCACCGTTGATAACGGTAAAGTGTTGAATAACGAAGGAGTGACAGCAGTACATTATCGGAAAACGGGAACGCATTATTAATTAAGGTTAAAAGGTTAAAGGTTAGTAGGGTGTGTTACGGCACGAGCTTATTTCATTGATAGATTATACGTTTGAAAATGCCGTAACGCACCATTATGTATGGAAAAATTATCGGTTTGTAGGTTCGCTTAAAGTAGCATCTTTATTCATTAACCATCAATTAATTTGTGCGACTTTAACTCAACCTACTACTAGTTTGTAGGTTAGGTTAAGGTAGGATTTATATTTTTTGTCAAAATTCTCCTGCTTTCTCCAAGCAATTGATCAAAATACCCATTATTTTTCCCAAGTTATCAATATAATATTCTTGATTGTCAATATAAACGGTTTTCTCTTCTAACTTCAAAAACAACCAAGCAGTTCCAGTTGTGACTACTCCGTAAATTGTGGACACATGATTATCTTGCTTTTGATTAAAAATTTGTGCTGCTACCATTTCTGCTACACATTGCCCTATCCCCGAAGTAATTAAATCGTTTTTAGCTTCAACTAACGTGACAACGGGAGAGCTGATAGCATACATCTCCTCACTCAATGTAATCAAGAAATCAACGTAACCAGTTAAGCCTAAAGAGATGTCAACATTAAAAAGACTCCCAGAAAATAAGCTGATTTTTCTGGAAAGAATTTTTCTAATTTCTACTAATATCGGAATTACCAATAACTCAGATTTGGCTTTTTCTGTACTTATTGCTCTTGCTAAAGGCAAATACTCTTCTAGTAATTCAACCAAAGTTGCAGAAGGTTCTATGCTGCCGACATCCTTAAACAAATTTTCTGACTCGATTGTGGATAAATCAAAGTCTTTTTTCGCTTTACTTAAAGTAAAATTATTGTACGCCATGTTGAATATTAATGTAATTTAAAAATGCGTCGTAAACAGCATAATTGATGGTTAAAACATGGAGATTTATAAATCATTTAAAGCTAGCTATAGCCGAAGCGAGTATAGTCAAAATCCTATGGTACTTCCAGTGATGCTGCCATCAGCCAAGCTTGCGTTTCTCAAATTAACCCCTTCCATATTGCAACCTGCAATAATCCCTTTAACTTAAGTGGACGTAATGAATATTGGAGAGTCAGTCAGTGCAGTAATTTTAGCAAAAGAAAAGTGGAATAATACAGGAATTAATTTAATTGCCAATCAAGAATATCATTTAACAGCATCTGCAAGTGAAAAATGGGTAGATTGGTTTATCTTATGTAACGCAGACGGTTTTCCTAGTTCAAACTGGATATTAAAGAATACCGAACGATTAAGACGTGTACCTGATGAAAATTGGTTTGCTCTTATAGGAGCAATCAACTTCGATTCCGGTAATTTATTTAAAATCGGTACCGATAAAAAATTGCAACCAACTCAAAGCGGTATACTTACTTGCTTTGCCAATGATATACCTTTTATGTATTGGAATAATAAGGGTTCAATACAGCTTGTCGTAACTAGAATTAAATAAGATTATTAGGACGGTAAATATTTTTGCTTATCTATTTAGCAACTAAAAACCCGGTTTTTCAAAAAACCGGGTTTCTGCGTGGTTACTGCTAAAAAAAGATGTTTCCAATACAATAGTTGCTTTCTTGGTATTTGGGCAGTACATCATCGGAAAACGATAATGCACTATTCATTTAACTTTTTCAACTCAGCATAGCAACTGGGTAATTTTTCACGCCTTAGTCTAAATTTACTCTGTTAGGAACGGGAAGACTATTAGGAACAGGTCCGTTAGCAACAGTACCAGTTGTTAAAATTAATATTCTACCTTTACGGTCAAAACCATTTCTTCCAGGTCTTAATCTGACTCTGGTTAATTTGTATCCACTACCAATAATTCTGTCGAATTTAACTACTGGATGATATACCCTACGGCGACGGAAACAACGACGCAAACGACGTATTCCTTTCGCGGGTATGTAAGCTTTTCTTCTGCCGACATTGTAATCAATTCCGCGATTTGTTCTGTTTAAAAGAGTATAGGTGTAGCAGCGTCTATGTCTTTTTAGAGATGATTTTTGTGCAACCGCGCTATCAGCAAATATCATTCCTCCTAACATCGAAGCTAAAGCTGCACCACCTAACACAACACCGACTATACTTCTTCTTTTTGTTTTTAAATTCATCTGGTTCACCTTATAAACATAGAATTGAAATGAATTAAAGTCAGGTTTAGCTTTCTTACCAAACATTGCTTTATTTCTTAAACCTAATGTATCCTTTACTTATAAGATTGATTATTAACTATTTATAGGAGTTAAAAGAAAATATAGTTAATTATTTGTAGATGTTGAGCATTTATATTCGATGACGATTTTTGTGTTATTTGTAAAGTTTATTATCCGAAAAAAGCAGTAATAACTGCTCTCACAATCACTACTGCAATGACTCAAAACATCGTCAATTTATCTTATTTACTGTTTTATAATTTGATTTAAAATGGCTTTACACTACTTAATATACTATTATAATAGTCCGAAAAAGCCAGCAGACAACAGAAAACGGGTATAGTGTCAGCAATTTGATATTTTTAACTCTATCTATTAGGAATGTTTAGTCCTATCAGTTTAATATTTGCTTGTAAGCTACTAATCTTTGTGTTTCTCTCCAGGCACCGGGAGTATTTTTATAGTAATTACGAAACTGACAGTAGAAATGATTCATATTTTGATAGCCTATATCAAAAGCAATCCGTTCAATAGAAAGGTCAGTTTCTAAAAGCAAGCGTCTTGCTTCGGCTATTCGACGTTCGATAATCCAATTATTCACAGTTTTCCCGGTAAGTCTTCGCACTAAGTTCGTTAAGTAAGCCGAGGAATAACCGACTGCTTGGGCTACTTCTTTTAGTCCAATATTTTGATGATAGTTCAGTTCAATAAAATCAAAAACTTGATGCAGCCGGGGAATAGATGGAAATAAAAATCTAGAAGTATTTGATTTTTTAGTTTCAGTGGTGGTATAAAATTCTCTATCTGCAAACTGAAACCTAATCAGACCATTTTGTTTGCTAATAATCTTAAATCCTGCTGTTTCCAAGCACTTGATTAAAAGGTTTTTGGTTTCAGGATTTTCATCTTTAACTAAAACATTAATCATTCTCTTTCCTAATTTACAAGATAAATTCAAGCTTCTTCTAATGTTTACTACTTATGAACAAGCTTATTTATGCAAAATTTGGAAGATTTTTAACAAAAGTTTATGAAAGTGTTGTAGCTGATGGAGCTATAATATATATTCACTATTTAGCTAAGATACGAACAAATATTTTCTAGTTAGAAATCGAATAGTACTGCATTTTTAGGCAGTATTTTTAATTTTCGAGGTGGGAATACGAATGTTAACAATAGTAATATTATCAATAGATCGGGCTACTCTTTGAGTAACCCGACATCATCATCACTGTTGAAAAAAGTATATATGCCCTTACAAAAATGTTCGTCTTTCTAAAAAGTATTTAGCCTCTACTTGATGCTGTTTCTCCAAAAAACTTTCTTGCTGTTTTCGATTTACTTTATCTATATTTAATTCATCATCAGGTTTTGACTCTCTTTTTCCATAATCAAATTTGGGGTATTTTGAGAATTCAGATGAACGAACGTAGAGAAATAAGATTACAAAGGCTATTTGATTAATCATTCTCTGACCTTAATAATTTTGAACGAATTGGTAATAAGTAATTTTTCAGCAGAAAATGATGTGTTGACTTTCAAGCGATCGCAACACTTACAGCAATTTTTCAGCCCACAATGGTAGAATCTATTTAATGAGCGTCTCTACCTCTATAGGATGCGAGTTTGATAATTATTAACAAAGGCAAAATTTCCTCCTTCAATCATCTGTGCAGCGGTTAATAAGGTAGAAAATCAGCAACGGTAAACGAGAAAGTCGCCGGTTTTATCTACCTAATATCTTGAATCCCTGTATATATATAGCAAAATAAACCTAACAGTGCAACACTTTTAGGTTAAATATAGAATATTCAATTGTAAGTAAATTTATGTTCGGCGGTTCAATAATTAAAATTAATATAGCCGACAACTTTCTCGTTTCATATATATGATAGACAGGAATTAATTAAATGTCAATATGCGACTTCGGTTTTTTTTAACGACGCGATTGATTACGATTGAATTGACGACTGAATGCAATAAAACCAACTCCAAATATAAGTAATGATAAGTTTGTGAGTAGTTGTAGCAGCATTGAAAACTGAGCGTACTGCTGTGGACTGAAATTTCTCGCTAAAACGAAAGAAAATATTGCAGCAGATGGTATGTAGCAGACTAAAAACATACTACTACCAATCAGCAAGCACCAACTGTACCACTTAGACACCCGTCTCACAACGATAAACGAACCTACGATCAATAGGATTCGCACAGCTAAGTTAAATAATGTTTGTAAAACAAGAAAGATTAAAATTATCAGAAATGGTGTTGAATTCAAGCTCTCCACAGTGGCAATTTTAGATAGCAACGAACAATACAAACTTTAACCTATCCAAGGGAATATTTTAGATAAAGTTAAAGCTTGGATTGACACTATTGACAATTTTTCACTCTTCATCCTTCAATTCGCGTTTCCAAAGCTTGTCCAATCATCGTCTGTTCCCCAGCACAAGTTCTCACTGTTTGACGAGTACGGTATTTGTCTCCAATCAACTTTAACTCCTCCTCAAACACCAAATCGTTATACTCGGTATGCAAACATAAAGTTTTAGCATTTGGTAAATAGTACTCAGCTGTAACTGGTTTGGATGTGTCGTAACCGAAGTCGCGATACAGTCTATTTCCTAAAGCGCCGAATAAAGTCGAACCTTGGGATTGTTTTTTACCAGTCACCGTATTGGTGCTTTCCCAAGTCACTTGCGTACCGCAAATCAAGCTTTCTTGATTAGATAAGCCATGTATCTGAGCCAGACGCAGTAATTCATCGCATCCCGCTTCTAAAAATTTAACTGCGATCGCGCTTTCAAATTCTTTGATTTCTCCATCCGGCAAAGTGTAGAAGCGCCGCTCGGAACTCCATTCACCAACTGATTCCCGAAAAAAATCAGTAATAAAGCTAGATTCAGCTATTTGTATCAGTTTTTTTACAGATGTCACTGGTTGATTTCCTCATTCAGTTGGAAGTAATTACACTATGTAGACTGTAAATACCAGATTATGTTACATCTCTTAAGGTTAACTTTATATTTTGTAAAATACTGATATGTAGGATACAGTGTAGCGCATTTAAATGTTGCTAGAGAATTATCTTTGTAGTCTTCCAGGGGATTTAGGTTCAATTTATAGTTACCCTTTGATCTTTCGTGAATGTAGGTTGTTAGAAGACGAGAATTTTATATCTTTAGGCAGATTATAGGTTCAAGAAAAGATTAACTACCTAATACTCGGTTTATAATTACATCTGGTGTATAAAAGAATGTGCAGGTGAATCTTATAAAAGTATAGAAATATATTTTTTAACGGAAAATATTTGTATTTGATTTGCTGGTGTTTGAGATTATGTAGGTAGAATTTCCTGCTTAATTATGCATGACTTTTGAATCATTTTTTATTTGTATAGGCAGTCATGTATTTTTTTATTACTACTACGGTGGTTTACAAGTTTTTGTGAATCAGGAATGCAGGTCGAGTTAAATTATAAATTAGGAAATAATGTACAATCAAAGACAGCATTTCAAGATTGCGAAAAAGTCTATTCAAAAAGATAGTAGAACTTCCCAAGATGTTTGTGAAAAAATAAATATATTTACAAGCCAGTTATTAATAAAAACTAAGAAAAATTTATTACGTTCTAGCTCAATTTTCTGTGCGTTTCCTTTAACTATTAGTTTATTAATTGCAGGTTGTGATTCAGCACCCAAAGAAACCGCTCAAGCCACATCTAAGCGTCGTGGTGGTGCAACTGCCGTAGATACAGCTATTGCTAAAAAAGCACAATTAGACAAGCAAATATCTTATATCGGAACCACCCTGCCATACCGCAAAATATCGGTGCGATCGCAAATAGAAGGGCAGTTATTAGCGTTGAATGTAGACGTAGGGGTAATGGTTTCTAAAGGTTATATTATCGGATTAATTGATGATTCCTTGCTCAATAGTTCGTTAAATCAAGCAGAAGCGGAACTTGCAGCCCTAAATTCAGAAGTAGCCAGAGCAAATACTCAAGTTAGTAACGCTTTGACAGAAGTAGAAAGAGCGCGATTGCAATTGCAGCAAGCTCAATCGGATGCTCAAAGACAGCAAAAGTTGCTTTCTGAAGGCGCAATTGCTCAACAAATAGCCGAACAAAGCCGTACCGAAGCTCAAACAGCAGCAAAAGCGCTGCGTTTAGCAGAAAAAAGAGTGCAAACAGAGCGTCAAGCAGTCGCTGCTGCCAAAGGAAGAGTAGTCGCACAGCAAGCGGTAGTGGCTCAAGCAAAAGAACGTAAAAGTTACGCTAAATTAACATCTCCAATTGCAGGTGTAGTTTTAGAAAAAATTATTGAACCGGGTAACTTAGTTCAACCCGGTAATGAAATTATTAAGATAGGCGATTTTAGTAAGGTAAAAATAGAAATTCAAGTTTCAGAGTTAGAGTTAGGAAAACTTGAAGTTGGACAATCCGTAGAAGTTTTATTAGATGCTTTTCCCAACCAAGAATATATAGGTACTTTAAAACGCATTTCTCCAGCAGCAAATTCAACGGCTCGTTTAATACCTGTAGAAGTAGTAATTCCCAATGTTGAGAATAAAATTGGTAGTGGTTTATTAGCAAGAGCCAACTTTCAGAATACAGCTAATCAGCAAATTGTCGTACCATTCAGAGCAATTCAAACAGAAGATAAATTAGGTTCAAATCTTCAAGGTAAAATATTTACTGTTGTAGAAGATGGTAATAAGAATAAAGTAAAAGTCAGAAGCGTCACATTAGGGAAAAAAGCAGACGGGAAAGTAGAAATTTTATCGGGATTGCAGCCGGGAGAATCCTATGTAGTCAGAAGTAGCAAACCTTTAAAAGACGGTGAAAATGTACGTTTGTCCATTCTTTCGGAAACAGTGAACAGTGAGCAGTGAGCAGTCAGCAGTTATAAGTAGCGAGTAGGGATGAGTAGTAAGTAGTAGATTAATAGCTCCTCTCCCCCTCTTCCCCCTCTCCCCCCTCTTCCCCCTCTCCAATTTCTATGTCTATCAGCACAATTTCCATCCGCAGACACATCGGCACTCTCATGTTAACCTTGGCAGTGATTGTTTTAGGTGTGTTTTTTATTGTTAGATTGCCAGTAGATTTACTACCATCAATTACCTATCCACGTATTGGCGTGCGGGTAGAAATCCCTGGAGTTTCTCCAGAAGTAGCGATTGACGAAGTTACTAAACCCTTAGAATCAGCTTTTGCTGCCACCGAAGGAGTCATACAGGTTTATACCCAAACTCGTGAAGGCAGAATTAGCTTAAATTTATATTTTCAACCGGGGGGAAATATCGACCAAGCCCTTAACGATACCACTGCGGCATTTAATCGGGCTAGAGGTAGACTACCAGATACTATTGAATCGCCGCGCATATTTAAGTTCGATCCTTCTCAATCACCAGTTTATGAATTCGCTTTAACTTCACCTTCAAAGCAGGGAGTTGATTTAAGAGTATTTGCAGAAGAAGAATTAGGAAGAGAGTTAGGGGTAGTAGCAGGAGTTGCGGGGGTTGATGTTTCCGGTGGAGTTGAGGAAGAAATAAGAATAAACGTCGATTTAAATAGGTTGCAGGCTTTGGGTATAGGTTTGAGTGACGTACTCGATGAATTAAGAAATCGCAATCAGGATATTTCTGGGGGAAGAATTTTAGGAGAGAATTCCGAAGCTTTGACTCGTACAGTTGGACGTTTTCAAAATGCTGAAGAAATTAGAAATCTGGCTTTTGGGGTAAATTCTCCTAACGGCGATATTTCTCAAACTATTTACCTGCGAAACTTTGCCAGAGTTATTGATGATACGGAGCGACAAAGAATTTCCGTTTTGTTAAACAAGCAGCCAGCAGTCAAAATCAGCATTCAGAAACAGCCCGATGCTAATACTATAAGTGTTGTTGATGGGGTTAAAAAACAAATTGCAGAACTTAAAAAATCCGGAATTATCCCCGAAGCAACTCTTTTGACAACAACTTTAGATGAATCGCAATTTATCCGTAATTCCATAAATAACGTGACTGCATCGGGATTAATTGGTACTTTACTAGCTGCGATCGCGGTATTACTATTTTTAGGCTCGCTCAGACAAACTTTTATTATCGTAATTGCAATTCCTTTGGCAACTTTAGCTGCAATTATTTTAATGGGGGTATTTGGTTTATCCTTAAATGTTTTTAGTTTGGGTGGTTTGGCATTAGGAGTTGGTATCGTCGTAGATAACTCCATCGTCATGCTGGAGAATATTGCCAAAGGCATGAATTTTGGGAATGGGGAATTGGGGATGGGGCATGGGGAAACAAGGATACAAGGAGATAATTTAGAATCCTTAACTCCTAACTCCTCACTATTAACTCCTAACTATTTAACTCCAATGCCCGATGCCCCATCTCCAATGCCCAATTTTTTAAAGCAAGCTGAAGAAAGCAGTCGGGAAGTTGAATCTGCTTTAATTGCTTCTACCAGTACTAACTTAGTTGTAGTATTACCGTTTTTACTAGTTGGTGGATTGATTTCGCTGCTATTTAACGAATTAATTCTTACTATCAGCTTTGCGGTAGCGGCTTCTATATTAATTGCGGTGACTGTGGTGCCGATGATGACTTCCAGGATGCTGGCATGGCGTTATTCTAGTAAGGTTAATCAACTTTGGTTTATCAAAGAATTTAATCATCGTTTTGAGGCAGCCACAAGAGCATACGGCAATTTTTTGCGTAATATAGTCCAGTTTCGGTTGCTGACTATTGTTGTAACGATTCTGTTTCTCAGCGGTAGTTGTTTGTGGATGATACCGCAAATACCCAAAGAGATTTTACCCCGGATTAATACCGGCAGGGCTATTTTATTCGCTTCTTTTCCTCCCGGTACAACTTTAGAAACTAATCAGAAAGTAATGGTTGCTGTTGACGATATTCTTCTCAAACAGCCCGAAACTGAATATGTATTTTCAACTGTCGGTGGTTTTATATTCAGCAGCACTACTATAGAAAATCCTTTAAGAAGTTCTAGCAATATTACTTTAAAATCGGGTACGGATATAGAAGCTTATGTAGAGAAAGTAAATCAAGAATTTAACAAGCTGAATTTAGCCGGAATTCGTCTGCGTCTTTTCCCCGGTAGAGTGCGGGGTTTAATTCTAAATAATTCACCAGTGCGTGGTGCCGATATCGATATTATTCTGCAAGGGGAAAACCAAGAAATTTTAGAAAAAGCTGGCGAGCAGGTACTTGAAGCTTTAGACGAACAAGTAAAATCTGCGAGATTTCGTCCCGATGCCGATAAACCGCAACCGGAAATTCAAATTCGTCCCGATTGGCTCAGAGTCGCAGCGCTACGTTTAACAACTGAAGATATTGGAGATACCATCGCTACGGCGATTCAAGGAAGTATCCCCACTCAATTGCAGCGAGGTAATCGTTTAGTAGATGTACGAGTGCAGTTGGATGAAGCATCCGTGCAAACAACTTCACAACTGGAAAGACTGCCTTTATTTGTTAATGATAATTATCAAGTGCGTTTGAGTGATGTGGCAAGTATTGTTAAAGATAAGGCACCGGGAGAAATTCAACGCATAAATCAGCGTCAAGTATTTATTATTGCCGGTAATTTGAGTGAAGGAGCAAATTTAAGTCAAGCCTTAGCTCAAGTTAATAACGTTATCGAAAATTTGGAATTACCTTCAGGGGTGCGCGTTTTACCTAGTTATAGCGCTCAATCCAATCAGCAATTACAAAATTCCCTGTGGTTGTTGGGGGGATTAGCCGTGTTTTTAGTCTTTGTAGTTATGGCAGTACAATATAATTCCCTTGTTGACCCCTTGGTTATTATGTTTACCATGCCTCTCGCTTTAGCTGGGGGTATTTTCGGTCTTTATATTACTCAAACAGCTATCGGTGCAACGGTGATAGTTGGTGCAGTTTTACTCGTAGGAATTGTAGTTAATAACGCTATTGTGATGGTGGAATTAGCAAATCAAATTCGTCAAAGCCAAAACAGCGATCGCGCGACAGCCATATTAAAAGCCGCACCGCAAAGATTGCGTCCCATATTAATGACTACAATCACCACAGTTTTGGGAATGTTTCCCTTGGCGTTGGGAATTGGTGAAGGTTCGGAATTCTTACAGCCTTTAGGCGTTGTCGTTTTTTCAGGTTTATCTTTAGCAACAGCAGTGACTTTATTTATTATTCCTTGTTTTTATATTTCCCTACACGATTTGTTTGCTGGGAAGTAATATCATTTCTGTGAGAATTGGTAATTGGTAATTGGTAATTGGTAGTAGATAATGGGCAATCAAAAATTCATTATGTTTGTTTTTATTTATTAAAATCTTGAACTATTTTTCAAAATGGGATGTTTCTAAGGGTTATAAAAAGTTCGGTTGAGAACTTACTATATAACCCCGAGCTATCACAAATTGTTATTACCTATTACCAATCCCCAGAGAGATTTGAGGATTTTTAATTTGAACTTGTGCTAACTCTTGATAAACAGCCAACGTTTCTTGATGCACTCGGTTAACATGCAAACGCTCTATATTTTGACTGGCTCTATTTTTCCAATCCTTCAAAGTAGTTGAATCATTAAGCAATTTTGCAAGGGTATCTGCTAAAGCCTGACTATCGTTTACCGGTACCAAAAGCCCAGCCTTGCCATAATCCAAAGCTTCGGGAATCCCATCAACATTAGTAGCAATAATTGCACAGCCTGCTTGACGTGCTTCAGAAATTACTAACGGGCAGGGGTCGCGCAAAGAAGCTAAAATAAAAACATCACAAGAGTTTAAATAACGTTGCGGCTGCGGTTGATAACCTTCAAAATGAATGCGATTTGCAGTATTTAACTTTTTTGCTTGTGCCTCAAAAACTTCTTTGTCCGGGCCATTTCCTACAATATAAAGATGATACTGGGGAAATAAGTCAGCAATTCTATCAAAAGCGTCAATCAAGTCAGCAATACCTTTACGTTGATACATCCCCGCCACAGTTACAATTGCTGGGTGCGGTAACTGCAAGTATTGCCCTTGCTCTTCTTCAGGCTTGCGGGGACTCCCTAAAGTTCCATTGCAGATAACCCGTAACTTTTGGGATGCCACGCCTTTGTTTGCCATACTTTGGGCAACAGCTTGGCTGACAGCAATTACCCGATCGGCTAAACCCATTAATATACTTTCGCGCTTAAATTCGTTATGTACCGTTGAAACTAAACCATAATTATTTATAACTTTTAAAAGACTCGCTAATACTATTCCTGTCATCATATGAGCATGAACGATATCTGGCTGAAAATCTGTGATAATCCTCCTATAAATCATTCCTGCTTTTAAAATATTCAACGGTGTTCTTCTTTGATTTAGGTGATAATGCTTAACGCCATATTTGCTTAACAGTATGGAATATTCTCCACCATCAGAAGCCACAGCAACATCGTGACCATTTTTAGCTTGCAAGCAAGCAATATCTACAGCAACATTGACAATGCCGTTACCTATTTCACGAACATCGTTTAAAACATGTAGGATTTTCATTAATATACAGCGAACTGGGAGTAAATATCTGAGATTATTTTAAGTGTATTTCTTTATATAGCAAATAATCATCTCAGAGATTTTACTAATACTTTAATAGTGAATATAGATACTTGTATGTTTTTTATTAAGATACAATACTGCTGGCATTCAGCAAACATCTGATTATATTGCCAAAATATTCGATTATTGAGCAAATAGAATCATACTTATGCTTAATTTTTATCCCTAGAAATGCTTTACTTCAACTTTATAAACTTAGGAAAATATATCTTTTAGCATATTTATATTTATACAAGGAAAAATCATGAATAAGCTGATATGCGATTAAACTATATAACTAAAGAGGATAAATACAAATAATCGTAGTATAGACCTCACAGACAGCTTGCGGTTTAAAAATAATCAGGTTGAGATAATTACTTAACATAGGGCTAAGGATTAAAATACTTTCTTGAATTCATTACCCATCCTTACAGATATCATAAATATTCCAGCTAAAGCGATACTAGATAGTCAAAAGCTTAATTAAAAACTGTTTCATCAATAATGATTCCCCGTCAGGAATAATTGTTGATTAAATAGTTATAAATAGCATCAAAGAAATTCAGTTTTTTTTTAACTGATTCAATCAAAACAATTTTTCGCAAATTAGGGCTGTCTAAAGTGCCACGACGCGCTAAAGCTGAAGCTAGTAGAAGCCTCCAAGCAGTTAAAGATAAAACAGAAGTATCTGCAAGCTTGAGGAAATTTTTTATCTTCTTCTGCTTGAGGGCAACTAAAGCCCAATGTAGTTTCAGGTAGCTTTTGATGTCATCAAAAGCTGGAATTTGAGAGCGGTGCTGTTCGTCAACCAAAGCATAAATCTTTTCCTTCATGGAAATATTCGTACTCAAACGTTTTTTGAGAAAGATTTT comes from Rivularia sp. PCC 7116 and encodes:
- a CDS encoding diflavin flavoprotein; this translates as MSETKPRDVQILPIATDTTIIRSRSWTRLRFEIEYALSKGTTANSYLINADKIALIDPPGETFTEKYLDALKKRFDVTEIDYVIIGHVNPNRAATLKALLEIAPQVKFVCSNPGAINLRKALETEDLSIMVMKGEENLDLGKGHNLKFIPTPNPRYPDHLCTYDSQTEILYTDKLFGAHICGDQVFDEGWKIFVEDRRYYYDCLMAPHARQVETALEKIDDLAVRLYAPNHGPLVREGLIDLTDAYHEWSKNQTKQDSSVALIYASAYGNTATLAQAIARGITKAGVAVESINCEAVEPEDIKAAVEKASGFVIGSPTLGGHAPTQIQTALGIILSTAAKSKPAGVFGSFGWSGEAVDILESKLKDAGFRFGFEPIRVKFKPDEKTLQMCEEAGVDFAQALKKAKKVKAPTQPSTSVEQAVGRIIGSLCVVTAKQGDVSSAMLASWVSQASFNPPGLTIAVAKDRALESLMHSGSGFVLNVLKEGEHLGMMKHFLKPFSPGEDRFSGVETEEASNGSPALTDALAYVECSVNSRMECGDHWLVYATVDNGKVLNNEGVTAVHYRKTGTHY
- a CDS encoding phycobiliprotein lyase, giving the protein MTSVKKLIQIAESSFITDFFRESVGEWSSERRFYTLPDGEIKEFESAIAVKFLEAGCDELLRLAQIHGLSNQESLICGTQVTWESTNTVTGKKQSQGSTLFGALGNRLYRDFGYDTSKPVTAEYYLPNAKTLCLHTEYNDLVFEEELKLIGDKYRTRQTVRTCAGEQTMIGQALETRIEG
- a CDS encoding AraC family transcriptional regulator gives rise to the protein MINVLVKDENPETKNLLIKCLETAGFKIISKQNGLIRFQFADREFYTTTETKKSNTSRFLFPSIPRLHQVFDFIELNYHQNIGLKEVAQAVGYSSAYLTNLVRRLTGKTVNNWIIERRIAEARRLLLETDLSIERIAFDIGYQNMNHFYCQFRNYYKNTPGAWRETQRLVAYKQILN
- a CDS encoding efflux RND transporter periplasmic adaptor subunit; the encoded protein is MYNQRQHFKIAKKSIQKDSRTSQDVCEKINIFTSQLLIKTKKNLLRSSSIFCAFPLTISLLIAGCDSAPKETAQATSKRRGGATAVDTAIAKKAQLDKQISYIGTTLPYRKISVRSQIEGQLLALNVDVGVMVSKGYIIGLIDDSLLNSSLNQAEAELAALNSEVARANTQVSNALTEVERARLQLQQAQSDAQRQQKLLSEGAIAQQIAEQSRTEAQTAAKALRLAEKRVQTERQAVAAAKGRVVAQQAVVAQAKERKSYAKLTSPIAGVVLEKIIEPGNLVQPGNEIIKIGDFSKVKIEIQVSELELGKLEVGQSVEVLLDAFPNQEYIGTLKRISPAANSTARLIPVEVVIPNVENKIGSGLLARANFQNTANQQIVVPFRAIQTEDKLGSNLQGKIFTVVEDGNKNKVKVRSVTLGKKADGKVEILSGLQPGESYVVRSSKPLKDGENVRLSILSETVNSEQ